The window ATGATATTGTGTGTATTTTATATCGGTTCATACGCGGATGCTCATGGATCGCCTGCAAAAGCTGCAGATCGGAAATACTGACATAGGGCTTCACCTCTCCCGCTCCGCTGTACACATCCCGCATCCCCGTGCGCATGACAACATCCAGATCATAAGCGCAGGATGGATTGCGGACGGGGAGGAGCAAAACGCCGTTCGGTGCAAGGAGCTCATAGAGCCGTTCCAGATCGGCGACCACGTTTCCGAGCGGCAGTTCATCCAGATAACACCCCGCCGAGATCACATCGTACCGCCCCTGTGCAGGAATATCCCCGATATGCTGCACGGCAACGGTTTCATCGAACAGATAGTCCGTATCCCTAAGGTAGCGTTCATCAAAGACTGCCGCAGTCATATGCGGCGTATGCCCGCTGCGCCGATAGGTATTAAAGAGGCAGCAGGCGAGGTCTCCAAAGCGAGGCTCCAATACAAGCACGCGTTCATTCGCAGAAATTGCGTGCCACCGTTCGACGATCTCCGTGCCGCAAAATCCTCCGCGCGAATTCCACGCATCCACACCCCATTTCTCATAGTAGACCCGCCGCATTTCAACAAGAGCGTTCCCCGCTTCGTTTTTACGCCCTTCTCCGAGTGTCACCCCGCCGAAATGATGCATAAAGGTATCCTTCAGGAGCACCTGCCGCCAGCCACTGCGCCGCAGCGTGGTGGACAGATCGTCGTCCACGAACTCCGCACGCGTAAAGACGGGATCGGCAGCCGCCATGTTCTGCAGTTCCGTCCGAACGATAGCGAGAAAGGGCATGAGCTGACTGCGCTCCTCCCAAAATGCGGGATTCAGATGATTGTACTCCGCCGCAAACGCCTGCATCGCCGCCATCCCCTCAAACGCATTGGGATAGGGAACGGGAATCCCCTGATAGTTCGATATACTGTCCTCATTACAGGTAGGAACCGCTATGGCAATACGGTCATCGGACTCCATACACGCGAGCAGATGATCGAGCCAATGCGGCGTTGCAACCACGTCATTGGAAAAGCCGACGTAATATTTCCCTTCCAACAGGTGAATATAGGAAAACGTTCCGAGGATATTATGCCTCAGATTTATGATCTTGGTATACGGCAGGCTCTCAAAATATTCCCGCGTACCATCCTCCGAGCCGTTGTTGATAAGAATCAGCTCGATGT of the Selenomonas dianae genome contains:
- a CDS encoding glycosyltransferase family 2 protein, with the translated sequence MTQEQMRDVLDLSVEAADYLVAAAERGAGDPMVAEVLGNLREIAVLIEREFINTQGGRRQIYLYAKNVQASVDDLLAHPALCRRIVSSEIRPFVMEMQRLWMLDTEVLATPEGRRSYRQDVMERTRALHQAAPKEYKYDVSIQLLAYNKLDYTKRAAESILQYTDFSKGNIELILINNGSEDGTREYFESLPYTKIINLRHNILGTFSYIHLLEGKYYVGFSNDVVATPHWLDHLLACMESDDRIAIAVPTCNEDSISNYQGIPVPYPNAFEGMAAMQAFAAEYNHLNPAFWEERSQLMPFLAIVRTELQNMAAADPVFTRAEFVDDDLSTTLRRSGWRQVLLKDTFMHHFGGVTLGEGRKNEAGNALVEMRRVYYEKWGVDAWNSRGGFCGTEIVERWHAISANERVLVLEPRFGDLACCLFNTYRRSGHTPHMTAAVFDERYLRDTDYLFDETVAVQHIGDIPAQGRYDVISAGCYLDELPLGNVVADLERLYELLAPNGVLLLPVRNPSCAYDLDVVMRTGMRDVYSGAGEVKPYVSISDLQLLQAIHEHPRMNRYKIHTISFREDAAIAERMKPLLRGDEKAVSDQLARLSIHMFFLGIFCSEQGDGNLQQSGK